In the Scyliorhinus torazame isolate Kashiwa2021f chromosome 4, sScyTor2.1, whole genome shotgun sequence genome, one interval contains:
- the trib2 gene encoding tribbles homolog 2 isoform X2 — MHSFVRTCKRLKEDEAARLFYQITSAVAHCHDNGVVLRDLKLRKFVFKDEERTLVKLESLEDACILNGEVDALSDKHGCPAYVSPEILNTNGSYSGKAADVWSLGVMLYTMLVGRYPFHDVEPSSLFSKIRRGQFNIPETLSPRAKCLIRSILRREPLERLTSREILDHPWFASDFASSSSGYGANEKEAVDQLVPDVNMDVELDPFFN; from the exons ATGCATTCATTTGTCCGCACTTGCAAGAGGCTCAAAGAGGATGAAGCAGCGCGATTGTTCTACCAGATAACGTCTGCTGTGGCACACTGTCACGATAATGGCGTGGTACTTCGAGATCTCAAATTAAGAAAATTTGTATTTAAAGACGAGGAACG GACTCTAGTGAAGCTGGAAAGCCTGGAGGATGCTTGTATCTTGAATGGTGAAGTTGATGCTCTCTCAGACAAGCACGGGTGCCCAGCTTATGTGAGCCCTGAGATTCTTAACACCAATGGCAGCTACTCTGGTAAGGCAGCTGATGTTTGGAGCCTAGGTGTGATGCTGTACACGATGCTCGTTGGACGGTATCCCTTCCATGACGTGGAACCAAGTTCACTCTTCAGCAAGATTCGGCGTGGCCAGTTTAACATTCCAGAAACTCTTTCTCCACGGGCGAAATGCCTTATCCGTAGCATTTTGCGTCGTGAGCCTTTGGAAAGGCTGACATCCCGGGAAATCTTGGACCATCCCTGGTTTGCCTCTGATTTTGCATCTTCTAGTTCCGGATATGGTGCTAACGAAAAGGAAGCAGTTGATCAGCTGGTACCTGATGTGAATATGGATGTTGAATTGGACCCATTTTTCAACTGA